Proteins encoded within one genomic window of Acidithiobacillus sp. AMEEHan:
- the uvrA gene encoding excinuclease ABC subunit UvrA codes for MDHIEIRGARTHNLKNISLRLPRDQLIVITGLSGSGKSSLAFDTLYAEGQRRYVESLSAYARQFLSLMGKPDVDAIEGLSPAIAIEQKSTSHNPRSTVGTVTEIHDYLRLLYARVGTPWCCGEPIQSQSIAQMLDQILSWEAGTRILVLAPALRDRKGSHEEIFQGLRARGLVRARVDGQLCELEELPALDPKRKHRIEAVVDRLVLREDVRGRLAESLESAMAMGDEEAIVVNLDEGKDHFFSARHACHQCGRSFPTLEPRLFSFNNPAGACPRCDGLGEINIFDPQLIVPNPALSIADGAIAPWRQRQNDMLPALHALAQRLDFSLESAWDELPDTVHNILLHGFPEPLTIRGRNGTAESQRYPGIIPSLEKRLRETQSQLLREEILRFMGRLPCPDCGGSRLRAEARMVRVGTLAAVHEFSALSIGRALRSVEELKLSGKDAVIAERILKEIHDRLQFLMDVGLDYLTLDRSAETLSGGEAQRIRLASQIGAGLVGVMYVLDEPSIGLHQRDNDRLLQTLKRLRDLGNTVIVVEHDEDAIRAADYLVDMGPAAGVHGGEVVASGHPAIVASSAASLTGKYLRGELCIATPERRRPPDEERILRLVGARGHNLRDVTLEIPLGLFTCITGVSGSGKSTLINDTLFPACSRRLMNSHLTPAAYDQLLGLEHLDKVISIDQSPIGRTPRSNPATYSGLFTAVRELFAGTNEARARGYGPGRFSFNVKGGRCEACEGEGVLRVEMHFLPDVYVECDVCQGRRYKRETLEIHYKGKSIHDVLQMTVEEAADFFAAVPSIARKLGTLLDVGLGYIQLGQSATTLSGGEAQRVKLARELSRRDTGRTLYILDEPTTGLHFHDIAMLLSVLQKLVDAGNTVVVIEHNLDVIKSADWLVDLGPEGGSGGGQIIAQGTPETLLSAQQSHTGRYLARHLAVEAKKG; via the coding sequence ATGGACCATATCGAAATTCGCGGTGCCCGCACCCACAATCTGAAAAATATCAGCCTGCGGCTGCCACGCGACCAACTCATCGTGATTACCGGTCTCTCCGGCTCGGGCAAGTCCTCGCTGGCCTTCGACACCCTCTATGCCGAGGGGCAGCGCCGCTATGTCGAGAGCCTTTCGGCCTATGCGCGGCAGTTTCTTTCCTTGATGGGCAAGCCCGATGTCGATGCCATCGAAGGACTCTCTCCCGCGATTGCCATCGAACAGAAATCGACCTCGCACAATCCGCGTTCTACGGTCGGCACCGTCACTGAAATCCACGACTATCTGCGCCTGCTCTATGCCCGCGTGGGCACGCCCTGGTGCTGCGGAGAACCGATTCAAAGCCAGAGCATCGCCCAGATGCTCGATCAGATCCTCAGCTGGGAAGCTGGCACCCGCATCCTGGTTCTGGCTCCGGCACTGCGCGACCGCAAAGGCAGCCATGAGGAAATTTTCCAAGGGCTGCGCGCCCGCGGTCTGGTACGCGCCCGGGTCGATGGTCAGCTTTGCGAGCTGGAAGAGCTCCCGGCACTCGATCCCAAACGCAAACACCGCATCGAGGCGGTGGTCGATCGCCTGGTCCTGCGTGAGGATGTTCGGGGACGTCTGGCAGAATCGCTGGAGAGCGCGATGGCCATGGGCGACGAAGAGGCGATCGTGGTCAATCTGGATGAAGGAAAGGATCATTTTTTCTCTGCTCGCCACGCCTGCCACCAATGTGGCCGGTCCTTCCCTACCCTCGAACCCCGGCTCTTTTCCTTCAATAACCCAGCAGGCGCCTGCCCCCGTTGCGATGGACTCGGCGAAATCAACATCTTCGATCCCCAATTGATCGTCCCTAATCCGGCGCTGAGCATTGCCGACGGCGCGATTGCCCCGTGGCGTCAGCGTCAGAACGATATGCTGCCGGCACTTCACGCCCTCGCCCAGCGCCTCGACTTTTCTCTGGAAAGCGCCTGGGACGAACTGCCCGATACCGTGCACAATATTCTGTTGCACGGTTTCCCCGAACCCTTGACCATCCGTGGACGTAACGGCACAGCGGAAAGCCAGCGCTACCCCGGTATCATCCCCAGCCTGGAAAAACGACTGCGCGAGACGCAATCGCAGCTGTTGCGCGAAGAGATCCTGCGCTTCATGGGTCGCCTGCCCTGCCCCGACTGCGGTGGTAGCCGTCTACGTGCCGAAGCGCGCATGGTGCGGGTGGGCACCCTCGCCGCCGTACATGAGTTTTCCGCCCTGTCGATCGGCAGGGCCTTGCGCTCTGTCGAAGAGCTAAAGCTTTCCGGCAAAGACGCCGTCATCGCTGAGCGTATCCTCAAGGAGATCCATGACCGGCTGCAGTTTCTCATGGATGTCGGGCTGGACTATCTGACCCTCGACCGCTCCGCCGAGACCCTCTCGGGCGGCGAGGCACAGCGGATTCGTCTTGCCTCGCAGATTGGTGCCGGTTTGGTGGGCGTTATGTACGTACTCGACGAGCCCTCCATCGGCCTGCACCAACGGGACAACGACCGCTTGCTGCAGACCCTGAAACGCCTGCGCGATCTCGGCAACACCGTCATTGTCGTCGAACATGATGAGGATGCCATCCGTGCCGCCGATTATCTGGTCGATATGGGCCCCGCTGCCGGCGTGCACGGCGGCGAAGTGGTCGCCAGTGGTCATCCCGCAATTGTCGCCAGTAGTGCCGCTTCCCTGACCGGGAAATACCTGCGCGGTGAGCTCTGTATCGCCACGCCCGAACGTCGCCGTCCGCCAGACGAGGAGCGGATCTTGCGGCTCGTGGGTGCGCGTGGACACAATCTGCGCGACGTGACTCTCGAAATCCCCCTTGGGCTCTTCACCTGTATTACCGGGGTTAGTGGTTCCGGCAAATCGACGCTGATCAACGACACCCTCTTCCCCGCCTGCTCGCGCCGGCTGATGAACAGTCATCTCACCCCCGCAGCTTATGATCAGCTCCTCGGACTAGAGCATCTCGACAAGGTCATCTCCATCGACCAGAGTCCCATCGGCCGCACCCCGCGCAGCAATCCGGCGACCTATAGCGGGCTCTTCACTGCCGTGCGGGAGCTCTTTGCCGGCACCAACGAGGCACGCGCGCGCGGCTATGGACCAGGTCGTTTCAGTTTCAATGTCAAGGGTGGGCGCTGCGAGGCCTGCGAAGGCGAAGGGGTACTACGGGTGGAAATGCACTTTCTCCCCGACGTCTATGTAGAGTGCGACGTCTGTCAGGGGCGGCGTTACAAACGCGAGACCCTGGAGATTCACTACAAGGGGAAATCCATCCACGATGTGCTGCAGATGACGGTGGAGGAAGCGGCGGACTTTTTCGCCGCGGTGCCCAGCATCGCGCGCAAACTGGGAACCTTGCTCGACGTTGGCCTTGGTTATATTCAACTGGGTCAGTCCGCAACCACCCTTTCCGGCGGCGAAGCGCAACGGGTGAAGCTCGCGCGCGAGCTCTCCCGCCGGGACACCGGCCGCACCCTCTACATCCTCGACGAACCCACCACTGGCCTGCACTTTCACGATATTGCGATGCTGCTGAGCGTACTCCAGAAGCTGGTTGACGCTGGAAATACCGTGGTGGTGATCGAACACAATCTCGACGTCATCAAGAGCGCCGACTGGCTGGTAGATCTCGGGCCCGAGGGTGGTAGCGGGGGTGGCCAGATCATTGCCCAAGGAACGCCGGAGACTTTGCTGAGCGCCCAACAGTCGCATACCGGTCGCTATCTGGCACGCCATCTGGCAGTAGAAGCGAAAAAAGGCTGA
- the ssb gene encoding single-stranded DNA-binding protein: protein MAGVNKVILLGHLGRDPEMRYQPSGGAIANLNLATSETFKDREGNRQERTEWHRVVLFGRTAEIAGEYLKKGSMAYVEGRLQTRKWTDKEGQERYTTEIVGDRLQLVGGRGGGTANFDDGQQDGYAAPQSPAKGSVRPPVEQFEDDDIPF, encoded by the coding sequence ATGGCGGGAGTGAATAAAGTCATACTACTCGGGCACTTGGGGCGTGACCCCGAGATGCGTTATCAGCCCAGCGGCGGGGCCATTGCCAACCTCAATCTGGCCACGTCCGAAACCTTCAAGGATCGCGAGGGCAATCGCCAGGAGCGCACGGAATGGCACCGCGTGGTGCTGTTTGGGCGTACCGCGGAGATCGCTGGTGAATATCTGAAAAAAGGCAGTATGGCGTACGTCGAGGGACGCCTGCAGACGCGCAAATGGACCGACAAGGAAGGCCAGGAGCGGTATACCACGGAGATCGTTGGTGATCGCCTGCAGCTCGTGGGGGGTCGCGGGGGTGGCACCGCGAATTTCGACGATGGTCAGCAGGACGGCTATGCCGCTCCGCAAAGCCCGGCCAAAGGCTCGGTGCGTCCGCCGGTGGAGCAGTTTGAGGATGACGACATTCCGTTTTAG
- a CDS encoding IS5 family transposase, with translation MRGAKVETGALFSYLSPEERVPADHPLRAIRVIVDRALAEFDGHFNQIYSDLGRPSIPPEYLLRALLLQVFYSVRSERQLLEQLDYNLLFRWFVGLGMDAPVWVPTVFTKKRDRLLDNGTVQRFFLTVVEQARNQGLLSEEHFSVDGTLLEAWASQKSFQPKDPDDRQGDGSDFRGQKRSNDTHASVTDPDCRLYKKAPGDDSRRAFLAYVLTVNRQELIVSKQVTTADGTAEVDAAVQLLDDLGGTNRITLGADKGYDRHEFVQNLRDRNVTPHVARKCKGSAIDGRSTRHIGYTSIRVRKRIESIFGWMKTVGGMRKTRFRGLDRVGLHFTLVSTAYNLVRMARLGVA, from the coding sequence ATGCGTGGAGCCAAGGTAGAGACGGGCGCGTTGTTCAGCTATCTATCCCCGGAGGAGCGTGTGCCGGCAGATCATCCCCTGCGAGCGATCCGAGTGATCGTGGACCGGGCCTTGGCTGAATTCGACGGACACTTCAACCAGATTTATTCGGACCTCGGCCGCCCCTCGATTCCTCCCGAGTACCTGCTCCGGGCTTTGCTTTTGCAGGTCTTTTACAGCGTTCGCTCAGAACGCCAGCTGTTGGAGCAGCTGGATTACAATCTCCTGTTCCGCTGGTTTGTCGGCTTGGGAATGGATGCCCCGGTTTGGGTGCCAACGGTGTTCACCAAGAAGCGGGATCGCTTGCTGGACAATGGAACCGTGCAACGCTTTTTCCTGACGGTCGTGGAGCAGGCACGGAATCAGGGGCTACTCTCCGAGGAACACTTTTCCGTGGATGGTACCTTGCTGGAAGCCTGGGCTTCGCAGAAATCCTTTCAGCCCAAAGACCCGGATGACCGGCAGGGCGATGGCTCCGATTTTCGCGGGCAGAAGCGAAGCAATGACACCCATGCCTCGGTGACCGACCCCGACTGCCGCCTCTATAAAAAGGCGCCGGGAGATGATTCGCGTCGGGCCTTTCTGGCGTATGTGCTAACAGTTAATCGGCAGGAACTGATCGTTAGCAAGCAGGTTACTACGGCAGATGGCACAGCAGAAGTGGATGCTGCAGTGCAGCTCCTCGATGATCTGGGCGGTACGAATCGCATCACTCTGGGTGCTGACAAGGGCTATGATCGGCACGAATTCGTGCAGAATCTACGTGACCGCAACGTTACGCCTCATGTGGCCCGAAAATGCAAAGGTTCGGCGATTGATGGGCGCAGCACCCGTCACATCGGGTATACGAGCATCCGCGTGCGCAAACGGATCGAGTCGATCTTCGGTTGGATGAAAACCGTGGGTGGGATGCGCAAGACGCGATTCCGTGGTCTGGATCGTGTGGGCCTGCATTTCACCTTGGTTTCCACTGCCTACAATCTGGTGCGCATGGCACGACTGGGGGTGGCATGA
- a CDS encoding class I SAM-dependent DNA methyltransferase: MAQNDTSKNGNGGNLGFEAELFKAADKLRGNMEPSDYKHVALGLIFLKYISDAFNAKHQSLLAEDPQAAEDKDEYLAENIFWVPKEARWSHLQANAKLPIIGSLIDDAMRAIEKDNESLKGVLPKDYARPALNKVMLGELIDLISGIALGEEGDRSKDILGRVYEYFLGQFAGAEGKRGGEFYTPRSVVRVLVEMLEPYSGRVYDPCCGSGGMFVQSEKFVQEHGGRIGDIAIYGQESNYTTWRLCKMNLAVRGIDSDIRWNNEGSFHKDELRDLKADYILANPPFNISDWGGDRLREDVRWKFGTPPVGNANYAWLQHIYHHLAPNGTAGVVLANGSMSSNQSGEGDIRKAMLEADAVDCMVALPGQLFYSTQIPACLWFLARNKNPGKGLRDRRGQVLFIDARKMGVLVDRTRRELTNEEIQKIANTYHAWRGEKDAGEYADVAGFCKSASLEEIRKHGYVLTPGRYVGAAEQEDDGEPFAEKMARLAAQWREQRTAAAKLDAAIEANLKVLGFDAP; the protein is encoded by the coding sequence ATGGCACAGAACGACACCAGCAAAAATGGCAACGGCGGCAACCTCGGCTTCGAGGCGGAACTGTTCAAAGCCGCCGACAAGCTGCGTGGCAACATGGAGCCTTCCGACTACAAGCACGTCGCGCTCGGTCTCATTTTCCTGAAGTACATCTCGGATGCCTTCAATGCCAAGCACCAGTCCCTCTTGGCTGAAGACCCGCAGGCCGCCGAGGACAAGGATGAATACTTGGCCGAGAACATCTTCTGGGTGCCCAAGGAGGCACGTTGGTCACATCTGCAAGCCAACGCCAAGCTGCCCATCATCGGCAGCTTGATTGACGACGCGATGCGCGCCATCGAAAAGGACAACGAGTCGCTCAAGGGCGTGCTACCCAAGGACTATGCCCGCCCCGCGCTCAACAAGGTGATGCTGGGCGAGCTGATCGACCTGATCTCCGGCATTGCACTGGGCGAAGAAGGCGACCGCTCGAAGGACATCCTCGGGCGCGTGTATGAGTATTTCCTCGGCCAATTCGCCGGAGCCGAAGGCAAGCGCGGCGGCGAGTTCTATACCCCGCGCTCCGTGGTGCGGGTACTGGTGGAAATGCTGGAGCCATATTCCGGCCGCGTCTACGACCCGTGCTGCGGCTCGGGCGGGATGTTCGTGCAATCGGAAAAGTTCGTGCAGGAGCACGGCGGCCGCATCGGCGACATTGCGATTTACGGGCAGGAGTCGAACTACACCACCTGGCGCCTGTGCAAGATGAACTTGGCGGTACGCGGCATCGACTCCGACATCCGCTGGAACAACGAGGGCAGCTTTCACAAGGACGAACTGCGCGACCTCAAGGCCGACTACATCCTTGCCAATCCCCCGTTCAACATCTCCGACTGGGGCGGCGACCGCCTGCGCGAAGACGTGCGCTGGAAATTCGGCACGCCGCCTGTGGGTAACGCCAACTACGCGTGGCTCCAACATATCTATCACCACCTCGCACCCAACGGCACCGCGGGCGTGGTGCTGGCCAACGGCTCGATGAGCTCCAACCAGTCCGGCGAGGGCGACATCCGCAAGGCGATGCTCGAGGCCGACGCGGTGGATTGCATGGTGGCGCTACCTGGGCAGCTCTTTTACTCCACGCAGATACCCGCTTGTCTTTGGTTCCTGGCCCGCAACAAGAACCCCGGCAAGGGCCTGCGTGACCGGCGCGGGCAGGTGCTGTTCATCGACGCGCGCAAGATGGGCGTGCTGGTGGATCGCACCCGGCGCGAACTCACCAACGAAGAAATCCAAAAGATTGCCAACACCTACCACGCTTGGCGCGGTGAGAAAGACGCTGGGGAGTACGCCGACGTGGCCGGCTTCTGCAAGTCGGCCTCGTTGGAGGAAATCCGCAAGCACGGCTATGTGCTGACACCGGGGCGTTATGTGGGCGCGGCCGAACAGGAAGACGACGGCGAACCCTTCGCGGAAAAGATGGCTCGACTGGCCGCACAGTGGCGCGAGCAACGGACAGCAGCGGCCAAACTGGATGCGGCGATTGAGGCCAATTTGAAGGTGCTAGGGTTTGATGCCCCATAA
- a CDS encoding Fic family protein, which translates to MQTSENKEGRAGRYIRQPSGCRAFIPAPLPPRDPPLDLTGALRDQLSAADYALGRLDGAVLTLPNPDLFVFMYVRKEAVLSSQIEGTQSSLQNLLAAEAQLLDPDTPKDVHEVANYVRAMNLGLARLKELPVSLRLIREIHAALMQGVRGGRLTPGELRTSQNWIGPAGCTLTTASFVPPPPHEVPQALGELERFLHDGGGLPPLVQVGLAHAQFETIHPFLDGNGRVGRLLITFLLTEKGLLSRPVLYLSHHFKRHRSEYYERLQAARDAGDWEGWLAFFLHGVAEVSREATQTAAAILKMREDYRARITEHLGRAAANGQRVMDRLFDHPIVSVATVRDWLGLTPAGANQIVARLEGIGLLREITGYARNRRFRFEPYLRLFEEDGQG; encoded by the coding sequence ATGCAGACAAGTGAAAACAAGGAAGGCCGCGCTGGGCGCTACATCCGCCAGCCCAGTGGCTGCCGCGCCTTCATCCCCGCGCCGCTGCCGCCGCGCGACCCGCCGCTCGATCTCACCGGGGCGCTGCGTGACCAACTCTCCGCCGCCGACTACGCCCTGGGCCGTCTCGATGGCGCGGTGCTCACGCTGCCCAATCCGGATCTCTTCGTCTTCATGTACGTGCGCAAGGAGGCGGTGCTCTCCAGTCAGATCGAAGGCACCCAGTCCTCGCTGCAAAACCTGCTGGCCGCCGAAGCGCAGCTCTTGGACCCCGACACCCCGAAAGACGTGCATGAAGTCGCCAACTACGTGCGGGCGATGAACCTGGGCCTGGCGCGCCTGAAGGAACTGCCCGTCTCGCTGCGGCTGATCCGCGAAATCCACGCCGCACTCATGCAGGGCGTGCGTGGCGGGCGGCTCACCCCCGGCGAGCTGCGTACCAGCCAGAACTGGATCGGCCCTGCCGGCTGCACGCTCACCACCGCCAGCTTCGTGCCGCCGCCCCCGCACGAAGTCCCGCAGGCGCTGGGCGAGTTGGAAAGGTTTCTGCATGACGGCGGCGGCCTGCCGCCCCTGGTGCAGGTGGGGCTGGCCCATGCCCAGTTCGAAACCATCCACCCGTTTCTGGATGGCAACGGCCGCGTCGGGCGGCTGCTCATCACCTTCCTGCTCACCGAAAAAGGGCTGCTGTCGCGCCCCGTGCTGTATCTGTCGCACCATTTCAAACGCCACCGCAGCGAATACTACGAACGGCTGCAAGCGGCGCGCGACGCGGGCGACTGGGAAGGCTGGCTTGCCTTCTTCCTGCACGGCGTGGCCGAGGTGAGCCGCGAGGCCACCCAGACCGCCGCCGCCATCCTCAAGATGCGCGAGGATTACCGCGCCCGCATCACCGAGCACCTGGGCCGCGCCGCCGCCAACGGCCAGCGCGTGATGGATCGGCTTTTCGACCACCCCATCGTCAGCGTCGCCACCGTGCGCGACTGGCTGGGCCTCACCCCCGCCGGTGCCAACCAGATCGTCGCCCGGCTGGAGGGCATCGGCCTGCTGCGCGAGATCACCGGCTACGCCCGCAACCGGCGCTTTCGCTTCGAGCCGTATCTGCGGCTGTTCGAGGAGGATGGGCAGGGATGA
- a CDS encoding restriction endonuclease subunit S, with amino-acid sequence MAGEWRTTSLGDLTVNHDGKRKPVKESDRRPGPYPYYGASGIVDYVDGYLFDGDYLLIAEDGENLRTRQTPIAFMACGKSWVNNHAHIVTGNEKADTRFLMYAIQGSDISGYLTGAVMPKLTQGNLNKIELECPPIEEQRAIAHILGTLDDKIELNRKQNETLEAMARALFKSWFVDFDPVRAKMEGRDPGLPKPLADLFPARLIDSELGEIPEGWEVKAFAETVEIIGGGTPKTSVAEYWNGDVPWFSVADAPPPSDVWTLDTEKKITHAGVENSSARVLPVGTTIISARGTVGRVALVGVPMTMNQSCYGLRGKLGDRGFFNYFATRQLVSILQQRTHGSVFDTITRDTLAGVQVVAPSHAVIKAFEALVSPMLDRIREALAESRTLAALRDTLLPKLISGELRVGAAQLEKQNSLKTVFSHP; translated from the coding sequence ATGGCGGGTGAGTGGCGCACGACTTCGCTGGGTGATCTGACCGTTAACCACGATGGCAAGCGCAAGCCAGTAAAAGAATCAGACAGGCGACCCGGGCCTTATCCATATTACGGAGCCTCTGGGATTGTTGATTATGTGGACGGCTACCTGTTCGATGGCGACTACTTGTTGATTGCTGAAGATGGCGAGAATTTGCGCACTCGACAAACGCCTATTGCTTTCATGGCGTGTGGAAAATCGTGGGTCAACAATCACGCGCACATTGTTACGGGTAACGAGAAAGCGGACACCAGATTTCTGATGTACGCCATTCAGGGGTCTGACATCAGCGGCTATCTCACCGGCGCTGTGATGCCGAAGTTAACGCAAGGCAATCTCAACAAAATTGAACTTGAATGCCCACCCATCGAAGAGCAACGCGCCATCGCCCATATCCTTGGCACGCTGGACGACAAGATCGAACTCAACCGCAAGCAGAACGAAACGCTGGAGGCGATGGCCCGCGCCTTGTTCAAGTCGTGGTTCGTGGACTTTGACCCCGTGCGCGCCAAGATGGAGGGCCGCGACCCCGGCCTGCCCAAGCCCCTCGCCGACCTCTTCCCCGCCCGCCTCATCGACTCCGAACTCGGCGAGATTCCGGAGGGGTGGGAGGTCAAGGCCTTCGCGGAAACTGTGGAGATCATTGGTGGCGGGACACCGAAGACATCCGTTGCCGAGTATTGGAACGGCGATGTCCCATGGTTCTCGGTCGCCGATGCCCCACCGCCGTCAGATGTCTGGACATTGGACACTGAGAAGAAGATTACCCACGCCGGGGTCGAGAACTCATCGGCGCGGGTTCTTCCGGTCGGCACAACGATCATCTCCGCACGCGGGACAGTTGGCCGCGTTGCACTTGTGGGCGTTCCCATGACGATGAACCAGTCCTGCTACGGCTTGCGAGGGAAGCTGGGCGATCGCGGCTTCTTCAACTACTTCGCAACGCGTCAGCTGGTCTCGATTCTTCAGCAACGGACGCATGGCTCCGTATTCGACACAATCACTCGTGACACCCTCGCGGGAGTCCAAGTCGTAGCGCCTTCCCACGCTGTGATCAAAGCGTTTGAAGCACTCGTCAGCCCGATGCTAGATCGTATTCGCGAGGCTCTTGCCGAATCCCGCACCCTCGCCGCTCTGCGCGACACGCTGCTGCCCAAGCTCATCTCCGGCGAGCTACGCGTTGGGGCTGCCCAGCTAGAAAAGCAGAATTCACTGAAAACTGTTTTCTCTCACCCATGA
- a CDS encoding Piwi domain-containing protein — protein sequence MPVFLNAFPLIVPELELEACQIPYDKGVLDELRAKHGSTHAFRRQGNSILIFSGNGTFPVLGTPQAIALKDNFGIFCSLVKDGLTRHFVGLGRNPSGFNPIELVSARPEDNLLVPILGDAYPFKVCAKYSIDTRTILGKPCLVIDCTTRRVVKENGLFFLNDGFELTGRYVVTQQADGCRRLLGSVNGRKGETLSITRPDGQVVQAEAKDVYLEASRENFDAYILHTHGAEKDSIVEDIRQSVSIFNGGEKKKARIDTLKKYIQSKSITLIDGTRIEIKDSPDIQKDCGQIPKPVFVFNDNGEADWAERGLTQYGPYTKRTFDRNDPSICVICAQHDKGRVEQFVRKLLKGITNSRYFSNGLEGKFTLGTSRVEVFATATDSVEAYKNAIEAAIRKKADDSGRWDLALVQVRQSFKKLRVTENPYYLGKSLFFLHQVPVQDFTIELLAQSDYSLGYSLNNMALACYAKMGGVPWLLKSSPTLSHELVIGIGSANIGQERGANDQRIMGITTVFSGDGSYIVSNTSKAVVPEAYCEALTSVLAETIEKIQKRMNWQKGDTIRLIFHAQVKKFNKEEIEAVRAVIDKYREYQIEYAFLKISEDHGLHMFDSATAGVQKGKLAPQRGKTFKLSKHEMLIYLIGQRELRQDTDGHPRGVILDVHKDSTFKDIKYLSAQLYSFASHSWRSYFPNPMPVTISYSDLIARNLGWLNQLPRWNDSVMIGKIGQSQWFL from the coding sequence TTGCCGGTATTTCTGAACGCATTCCCACTGATAGTTCCCGAGCTAGAGCTCGAAGCTTGCCAGATCCCCTACGACAAAGGGGTTCTGGACGAACTTCGCGCGAAGCACGGATCGACTCATGCGTTTCGCAGACAAGGCAATAGCATCCTAATTTTCTCGGGAAATGGCACGTTCCCCGTGCTTGGAACGCCGCAGGCGATCGCGCTCAAAGACAATTTCGGCATCTTCTGCTCGCTGGTCAAGGACGGGCTGACGCGGCACTTTGTGGGGCTGGGTCGCAATCCCTCCGGCTTCAACCCTATCGAGTTGGTGAGCGCCCGGCCTGAAGACAATCTTCTCGTTCCCATACTTGGCGATGCTTACCCCTTCAAGGTCTGCGCCAAATACTCCATCGACACGCGCACCATTCTAGGCAAACCGTGCCTTGTCATTGATTGCACAACGCGCAGGGTGGTCAAAGAGAATGGCCTGTTCTTCCTGAACGACGGGTTCGAACTCACGGGCCGTTACGTGGTCACGCAGCAGGCGGACGGATGCAGAAGACTCCTGGGATCGGTGAATGGCCGCAAAGGCGAAACGCTCTCCATCACGCGGCCAGACGGCCAGGTGGTTCAGGCCGAGGCGAAAGACGTTTATTTGGAGGCCAGCCGTGAGAACTTCGATGCCTACATTCTGCACACGCACGGCGCGGAAAAGGATTCCATTGTCGAGGATATCCGGCAATCCGTCTCTATCTTCAATGGCGGCGAGAAAAAGAAAGCGCGCATCGACACCCTCAAGAAGTACATCCAGTCGAAGAGCATCACGTTGATCGACGGCACGCGCATCGAAATCAAGGATTCGCCCGATATCCAGAAGGATTGCGGGCAGATACCAAAGCCGGTGTTTGTCTTCAACGACAACGGCGAAGCGGATTGGGCCGAGAGGGGTCTGACACAGTACGGCCCTTATACAAAGCGCACGTTTGACCGAAACGATCCGTCGATCTGCGTCATCTGCGCCCAGCATGACAAGGGCCGCGTCGAACAGTTCGTCCGCAAGCTCCTCAAAGGCATTACGAATAGCCGGTACTTCAGCAACGGGCTTGAAGGCAAGTTCACGCTTGGCACCAGCCGCGTTGAAGTCTTCGCGACCGCCACCGACAGCGTGGAGGCATACAAGAATGCCATTGAGGCCGCGATCCGGAAGAAGGCAGATGACAGCGGGCGATGGGACTTGGCCCTCGTGCAGGTCCGACAGTCTTTCAAGAAGCTCAGGGTCACGGAGAATCCGTACTATTTGGGCAAGAGCCTCTTCTTCCTGCATCAAGTTCCGGTGCAGGATTTCACCATCGAGCTTCTGGCGCAGTCCGATTACTCACTCGGCTACTCGCTCAACAACATGGCGCTTGCCTGCTACGCCAAGATGGGCGGCGTTCCGTGGCTGCTCAAGTCCTCGCCGACGCTTTCCCATGAACTCGTAATCGGGATCGGTAGCGCCAATATCGGGCAGGAGCGCGGCGCGAACGATCAGCGGATTATGGGCATCACCACCGTCTTCTCCGGGGACGGTAGCTATATCGTCTCGAACACATCGAAGGCCGTCGTGCCGGAGGCGTACTGCGAGGCTTTGACTTCCGTTCTTGCTGAAACCATCGAGAAGATTCAGAAGCGCATGAACTGGCAGAAAGGCGACACGATCCGCCTGATCTTTCATGCGCAGGTCAAGAAGTTCAACAAGGAAGAGATCGAAGCTGTCCGCGCCGTGATCGACAAGTACCGAGAATATCAGATCGAATACGCCTTCCTGAAAATCTCGGAAGATCACGGGCTGCATATGTTCGACTCCGCGACAGCGGGCGTGCAGAAGGGAAAACTGGCGCCGCAGCGAGGGAAGACCTTCAAGCTCTCCAAGCATGAAATGCTGATCTATCTGATCGGGCAGCGCGAGCTACGCCAGGACACGGACGGGCATCCGCGCGGCGTGATCCTCGATGTTCACAAGGACTCAACCTTCAAGGACATCAAGTATCTGAGCGCGCAGCTCTACAGTTTCGCCTCGCACTCCTGGCGTAGCTACTTCCCCAATCCCATGCCGGTGACGATCAGCTATTCCGACTTGATCGCCCGGAATCTCGGATGGCTGAACCAGCTTCCGCGCTGGAACGACTCGGTGATGATCGGGAAGATCGGGCAATCCCAATGGTTCCTGTAG